One Carassius carassius chromosome 20, fCarCar2.1, whole genome shotgun sequence DNA segment encodes these proteins:
- the LOC132096164 gene encoding receptor-type tyrosine-protein phosphatase N2-like isoform X2, which yields MSGGDGRVIRRMESFHLFLTILALRASLASTADHKFGCLFEKGLCLNYEVCLNDGMFGRCEAAPLTAVYTYDVTAATVQRFRTLLQKLAHRGLSWEDDVTQQVLSNEFSKLHKVSLPLPEPRPQGYGAAVGDKRMKSSEAEVRKTLKYLQDLGLLPKSAHKVSKGAELQYYRTGEPRPESDSSPPQFIPEVPFKSQSYPDLIRYQSDAAQVPQQDEGLDLLTAALQKYLSKNKLPQSDLGDRSRVDRLYLKDGSTKSSASDSLRPVDESFIWKVLRNMGRQSGDVKSLKAADLDKLAVLIMDALQVADKQAGQGERPRDLETQSPEDEDEDMQYEDQHPESYVMDQAPEDSAQNQREENEESSSVTQRTIQIIPPVTEGQTVVEEKRTMDSKDVGFLGKLLEYLDKTSSSEAEPVDKGRGVSVETVHSRTTHREVGMQKKAIERVEEVEGWVQAAAIAPSSALKENPAPHHKNMKAQDLQLDVQSNPKNDIYGYIITDTENLPTNMGLNLMELVARKAKIQMTDFSDLSVVSPAVTFQVRPNAQNITTADVANVAVHRKDELEKEAKVKIIEAGVTDRSKLNQIPTKYSHSESLKFLILTVISIICIIGVLIASSVVYCLRHRSHHKLKEKLTNLGSDSSTDATATYQELCRQRMAVKPPVEKPDPIHSSRINSVSSQLSDGPMPSPSARTSTSSWSEEPVHSNMDISTGHMILAYMEDHLKNKTRLVSEWEALCAYQAEPNATTIGQRDGNVKKNRASTVIAYDHCRITLKVENNQGNSDYINASPIMDHDPRNPAYIATQGPLPSTVADFWQMVWESGCVVIVMLTPLTENGVKQCYHYWPDEGSNLYHIYEVNLVSEHVWCDDFLVRSFYLKNMQTNETRTVTQFHYHTWLNDQTPETSQTLLDFRRKVNKCYRGRSCPVIVHCSDGAGRTGTYILIDMVLNKMAKGAKEIDIAATLEHLRDQRPGMVQTKDQFEFALTTVAEEVNAILKILPQ from the exons ATGAGCGGAGGAGATGGACGCGTGATCAGAAGAATGGAATCGTTTCACCTGTTTCTCACCATCCTTGCGCTTCGGGCCAGTCTCGCCTCTACGGCAGATCATAAATTCG gcTGCCTGTTTGAGAAGGGTCTGTGTCTGAATTATGAAGTCTGTCTTAATG ATGGCATGTTTGGCCGCTGTGAGGCCGCTCCGCTAACAGCCGTCTACACGTATGATGTCACAGCAGCAACGGTACAGAGATTCCGCACGCTGCTCCAGAAACTGGCACACAGAG GATTGTCTTGGGAAGATGATGTCACACAACAAGTTTTATCAAACGAGTTCTCAAAACTACACAAAGTTTCCCTACCATTACCAGAGCCAAG GCCGCAGGGTTATGGGGCTGCTGTTGGAGACAAGAGAATGAAATCATCCGAGGCTGAGGTTAGGAAGACCCTGAAATACCTGCAGGACCTGGGACTGCTACCAAAATCAGCACACAAGGTGAGTAAG GGGGCGGAGCTTCAATATTATCGCACTGGAGAACCACGGCCTGAAAGTGACTCGTCCCCTCCTCAGTTCATTCCAGAGGTGCCCTTTAAGTCACAGTCCTACCCTGACCTCATCCGATACCAGAGCGATGCGGCACAAGTTCCCCAGCAGGACGAGGGGTTAGACCTGCTCACAGCCGCTCTTCAGAAGTATCTTTCCAAGAACAAACTGCCTCAGTCTGATCTGGGAGACAGATCCAGAGTGGACCGACTCTACTTAAAAGATGGATCAACAAAGTCTTCCGCCAGTGACTCTCTTAGACCCGTGGATG AATCCTTCATCTGGAAAGTTCTGCGGAACATGGGAAGGCAGAGTGGGGATGTGAAGAGTCTGAAGGCAGCAGACCTGGATAAGCTTGCTGTTCTAATCATGGACGCTCTGCAGGTGGCAGACAAGCAGGCAGGTCAAGGAGAAAGGCCCAGAGACCTGGAGACACAGAGTCCTGAGGACGAGGATGAAGACATGCAATATGAGGACCAGCATCCTGAGAGTTATGTAATGGATCAAGCCCCTGAAGACAGTGCTCAGAATCAGAGAGAAGAGAATGAGGAAAGTTCATCAGTCACTCAAAGGACAATCCAAATCATCCCACCTGTGACAG AGGGACAGACGGTAGTGGAGGAGAAGAGAACTATGGACAGCAAG GATGTGGGCTTTTTAGGAAAGCTGCTGGAGTACCTGGATAAAACCTCCAGCTCAGAAGCTGAGCCTGTTGATAAGGGGCGGGGTGTGTCTGTGGAGACGGTTCATAGCCGAACCACACACCGAGAGGTGGGGATGCAGAAAAAGGCCATAGAGAGAGTGGAGGAGGTAGAAGGCTGGGTCCAGGCAGCAGCTATAGCGCCCTCCTCTGCTCTGAAGGAAAACCCTGCACCACACCATAAGAACATGAAAGCACAGGATCTTCAGCTGGATGTCCAGAGCAACCCTAAAAATGACATCTACGGATACATTATTACTGACACAGA AAATCTTCCCACTAATATGGGTTTGAATCTAATGGAGTTGGTGGCTCGTAAAGCGAAGATTCAAATGACTGATTTCTCCGACCTCTC TGTTGTTAGTCCAGCTGTGACATTTCAGGTCCGTCCAAATGCTCAGAACATCACTACAGCGGATGTGGCTAATGTGGCAG TCCATCGAAAGGATGAACTGGAGAAAGAAGCAAAAGTCAAGATTATAGAGGCTGGAGTCACTGAT AGGAGCAAACTGAATCAGATTCCCACTAAGTACAGTCACTCCGAATCTCTGAAGTTTCTAATTCTGACTGTGATTTCCATCATCTGTATAATTGGAGTGTTAATAGCATCCAGCGTGGTCTACTGTCTGCGTCATCGCTCTCATCACAAACTCAAAGAGAAGCTCACCAACCTTGGCTCTGACTCCAGCACTGACGCCACTGCTACCTACCAG GAGTTGTGCAGGCAGAGAATGGCAGTAAAGCCTCCTGTAGAGAAGCCAGATCCTATTCATTCTTCTCGTATAAATAGTGTGTCATCTCAGCTGAGTGATGGCCCAATGCCAAGCCCCTCTGCACGCACTAGCACCTCCTCCTGGAGTGAAGAACCCGTCCATTCTAACATGGACATCTCTACTGGTCACATGATACTG GCGTATATGGAGGACCACCTGAAAAATAAGACTCGTTTGGTGTCTGAGTGGGAGGCTCTCTGTGCATACCAGGCTGAGCCCAATGCCACCACTATCGGCCAGAGAGACGGCAACGTCAAGAAAAACCGCGCAAGCACAGTCATAGCCt acGATCATTGCAGAATAACTCTGAAGGTGGAGAACAATCAAGGCAACTCGGACTACATCAATGCCAGTCCAATC atGGATCATGACCCTCGTAATCCTGCATACATCGCCACTCAGGGCCCGCTGCCCTCCACCGTGGCTGACTTCTGGCAG ATGGTCTGGGAGAGCGGGTGTGTGGTGATTGTCATGCTGACTCCTCTCACTGAGAACGGTGTGAAGCAGTGTTATCACTACTGGCCCGATGAAGGCTCTAACCTCTACCACATTTATGAG GTTAATCTGGTTTCTGAGCATGTGTGGTGTGATGATTTCCTGGTTCGGAGTTTTTACCTGAAGAACATGCAGACTAACGAGACCCGTACAGTCACACAGTTTCACTATCACACCTGGCTGAATGACCAAACGCCCGAAACCAGCCAAACCCTGCTTGACTTCCGCAG GAAGGTAAACAAATGCTACCGTGGAAGATCCTGCCCTGTCATTGTTCACTGCAG TGATGGAGCTGGACGGACTGGGacatacattttgattgacatggTGTTGAATAAAATGGCCAAAG GTGCAAAAGAGATTGATATTGCTGCTACGCTGGAACACCTGAGAGACCAGAGACCCGGCATGGTTCAGACCAag GATCAGTTTGAGTTTGCCCTGACGACTGTAGCTGAAGAGGTGAACGCTATTCTCAAAATCCTGCCACAGTGA
- the LOC132096164 gene encoding receptor-type tyrosine-protein phosphatase N2-like isoform X3, whose amino-acid sequence MSGGDGRVIRRMESFHLFLTILALRASLASTADHKFGCLFEKGLCLNYEVCLNDGMFGRCEAAPLTAVYTYDVTAATVQRFRTLLQKLAHRGLSWEDDVTQQVLSNEFSKLHKVSLPLPEPRPQGYGAAVGDKRMKSSEAEVRKTLKYLQDLGLLPKSAHKGAELQYYRTGEPRPESDSSPPQFIPEVPFKSQSYPDLIRYQSDAAQVPQQDEGLDLLTAALQKYLSKNKLPQSDLGDRSRVDRLYLKDGSTKSSASDSLRPVDESFIWKVLRNMGRQSGDVKSLKAADLDKLAVLIMDALQVADKQAGQGERPRDLETQSPEDEDEDMQYEDQHPESYVMDQAPEDSAQNQREENEESSSVTQRTIQIIPPVTEGQTVVEEKRTMDSKQDVGFLGKLLEYLDKTSSSEAEPVDKGRGVSVETVHSRTTHREVGMQKKAIERVEEVEGWVQAAAIAPSSALKENPAPHHKNMKAQDLQLDVQSNPKNDIYGYIITDTENLPTNMGLNLMELVARKAKIQMTDFSDLSVVSPAVTFQVRPNAQNITTADVANVAVHRKDELEKEAKVKIIEAGVTDRSKLNQIPTKYSHSESLKFLILTVISIICIIGVLIASSVVYCLRHRSHHKLKEKLTNLGSDSSTDATATYQELCRQRMAVKPPVEKPDPIHSSRINSVSSQLSDGPMPSPSARTSTSSWSEEPVHSNMDISTGHMILAYMEDHLKNKTRLVSEWEALCAYQAEPNATTIGQRDGNVKKNRASTVIAYDHCRITLKVENNQGNSDYINASPIMDHDPRNPAYIATQGPLPSTVADFWQMVWESGCVVIVMLTPLTENGVKQCYHYWPDEGSNLYHIYEVNLVSEHVWCDDFLVRSFYLKNMQTNETRTVTQFHYHTWLNDQTPETSQTLLDFRRKVNKCYRGRSCPVIVHCSDGAGRTGTYILIDMVLNKMAKGAKEIDIAATLEHLRDQRPGMVQTKDQFEFALTTVAEEVNAILKILPQ is encoded by the exons ATGAGCGGAGGAGATGGACGCGTGATCAGAAGAATGGAATCGTTTCACCTGTTTCTCACCATCCTTGCGCTTCGGGCCAGTCTCGCCTCTACGGCAGATCATAAATTCG gcTGCCTGTTTGAGAAGGGTCTGTGTCTGAATTATGAAGTCTGTCTTAATG ATGGCATGTTTGGCCGCTGTGAGGCCGCTCCGCTAACAGCCGTCTACACGTATGATGTCACAGCAGCAACGGTACAGAGATTCCGCACGCTGCTCCAGAAACTGGCACACAGAG GATTGTCTTGGGAAGATGATGTCACACAACAAGTTTTATCAAACGAGTTCTCAAAACTACACAAAGTTTCCCTACCATTACCAGAGCCAAG GCCGCAGGGTTATGGGGCTGCTGTTGGAGACAAGAGAATGAAATCATCCGAGGCTGAGGTTAGGAAGACCCTGAAATACCTGCAGGACCTGGGACTGCTACCAAAATCAGCACACAAG GGGGCGGAGCTTCAATATTATCGCACTGGAGAACCACGGCCTGAAAGTGACTCGTCCCCTCCTCAGTTCATTCCAGAGGTGCCCTTTAAGTCACAGTCCTACCCTGACCTCATCCGATACCAGAGCGATGCGGCACAAGTTCCCCAGCAGGACGAGGGGTTAGACCTGCTCACAGCCGCTCTTCAGAAGTATCTTTCCAAGAACAAACTGCCTCAGTCTGATCTGGGAGACAGATCCAGAGTGGACCGACTCTACTTAAAAGATGGATCAACAAAGTCTTCCGCCAGTGACTCTCTTAGACCCGTGGATG AATCCTTCATCTGGAAAGTTCTGCGGAACATGGGAAGGCAGAGTGGGGATGTGAAGAGTCTGAAGGCAGCAGACCTGGATAAGCTTGCTGTTCTAATCATGGACGCTCTGCAGGTGGCAGACAAGCAGGCAGGTCAAGGAGAAAGGCCCAGAGACCTGGAGACACAGAGTCCTGAGGACGAGGATGAAGACATGCAATATGAGGACCAGCATCCTGAGAGTTATGTAATGGATCAAGCCCCTGAAGACAGTGCTCAGAATCAGAGAGAAGAGAATGAGGAAAGTTCATCAGTCACTCAAAGGACAATCCAAATCATCCCACCTGTGACAG AGGGACAGACGGTAGTGGAGGAGAAGAGAACTATGGACAGCAAG CAGGATGTGGGCTTTTTAGGAAAGCTGCTGGAGTACCTGGATAAAACCTCCAGCTCAGAAGCTGAGCCTGTTGATAAGGGGCGGGGTGTGTCTGTGGAGACGGTTCATAGCCGAACCACACACCGAGAGGTGGGGATGCAGAAAAAGGCCATAGAGAGAGTGGAGGAGGTAGAAGGCTGGGTCCAGGCAGCAGCTATAGCGCCCTCCTCTGCTCTGAAGGAAAACCCTGCACCACACCATAAGAACATGAAAGCACAGGATCTTCAGCTGGATGTCCAGAGCAACCCTAAAAATGACATCTACGGATACATTATTACTGACACAGA AAATCTTCCCACTAATATGGGTTTGAATCTAATGGAGTTGGTGGCTCGTAAAGCGAAGATTCAAATGACTGATTTCTCCGACCTCTC TGTTGTTAGTCCAGCTGTGACATTTCAGGTCCGTCCAAATGCTCAGAACATCACTACAGCGGATGTGGCTAATGTGGCAG TCCATCGAAAGGATGAACTGGAGAAAGAAGCAAAAGTCAAGATTATAGAGGCTGGAGTCACTGAT AGGAGCAAACTGAATCAGATTCCCACTAAGTACAGTCACTCCGAATCTCTGAAGTTTCTAATTCTGACTGTGATTTCCATCATCTGTATAATTGGAGTGTTAATAGCATCCAGCGTGGTCTACTGTCTGCGTCATCGCTCTCATCACAAACTCAAAGAGAAGCTCACCAACCTTGGCTCTGACTCCAGCACTGACGCCACTGCTACCTACCAG GAGTTGTGCAGGCAGAGAATGGCAGTAAAGCCTCCTGTAGAGAAGCCAGATCCTATTCATTCTTCTCGTATAAATAGTGTGTCATCTCAGCTGAGTGATGGCCCAATGCCAAGCCCCTCTGCACGCACTAGCACCTCCTCCTGGAGTGAAGAACCCGTCCATTCTAACATGGACATCTCTACTGGTCACATGATACTG GCGTATATGGAGGACCACCTGAAAAATAAGACTCGTTTGGTGTCTGAGTGGGAGGCTCTCTGTGCATACCAGGCTGAGCCCAATGCCACCACTATCGGCCAGAGAGACGGCAACGTCAAGAAAAACCGCGCAAGCACAGTCATAGCCt acGATCATTGCAGAATAACTCTGAAGGTGGAGAACAATCAAGGCAACTCGGACTACATCAATGCCAGTCCAATC atGGATCATGACCCTCGTAATCCTGCATACATCGCCACTCAGGGCCCGCTGCCCTCCACCGTGGCTGACTTCTGGCAG ATGGTCTGGGAGAGCGGGTGTGTGGTGATTGTCATGCTGACTCCTCTCACTGAGAACGGTGTGAAGCAGTGTTATCACTACTGGCCCGATGAAGGCTCTAACCTCTACCACATTTATGAG GTTAATCTGGTTTCTGAGCATGTGTGGTGTGATGATTTCCTGGTTCGGAGTTTTTACCTGAAGAACATGCAGACTAACGAGACCCGTACAGTCACACAGTTTCACTATCACACCTGGCTGAATGACCAAACGCCCGAAACCAGCCAAACCCTGCTTGACTTCCGCAG GAAGGTAAACAAATGCTACCGTGGAAGATCCTGCCCTGTCATTGTTCACTGCAG TGATGGAGCTGGACGGACTGGGacatacattttgattgacatggTGTTGAATAAAATGGCCAAAG GTGCAAAAGAGATTGATATTGCTGCTACGCTGGAACACCTGAGAGACCAGAGACCCGGCATGGTTCAGACCAag GATCAGTTTGAGTTTGCCCTGACGACTGTAGCTGAAGAGGTGAACGCTATTCTCAAAATCCTGCCACAGTGA
- the LOC132096164 gene encoding receptor-type tyrosine-protein phosphatase N2-like isoform X1, translated as MSGGDGRVIRRMESFHLFLTILALRASLASTADHKFGCLFEKGLCLNYEVCLNDGMFGRCEAAPLTAVYTYDVTAATVQRFRTLLQKLAHRGLSWEDDVTQQVLSNEFSKLHKVSLPLPEPRPQGYGAAVGDKRMKSSEAEVRKTLKYLQDLGLLPKSAHKVSKGAELQYYRTGEPRPESDSSPPQFIPEVPFKSQSYPDLIRYQSDAAQVPQQDEGLDLLTAALQKYLSKNKLPQSDLGDRSRVDRLYLKDGSTKSSASDSLRPVDESFIWKVLRNMGRQSGDVKSLKAADLDKLAVLIMDALQVADKQAGQGERPRDLETQSPEDEDEDMQYEDQHPESYVMDQAPEDSAQNQREENEESSSVTQRTIQIIPPVTEGQTVVEEKRTMDSKQDVGFLGKLLEYLDKTSSSEAEPVDKGRGVSVETVHSRTTHREVGMQKKAIERVEEVEGWVQAAAIAPSSALKENPAPHHKNMKAQDLQLDVQSNPKNDIYGYIITDTENLPTNMGLNLMELVARKAKIQMTDFSDLSVVSPAVTFQVRPNAQNITTADVANVAVHRKDELEKEAKVKIIEAGVTDRSKLNQIPTKYSHSESLKFLILTVISIICIIGVLIASSVVYCLRHRSHHKLKEKLTNLGSDSSTDATATYQELCRQRMAVKPPVEKPDPIHSSRINSVSSQLSDGPMPSPSARTSTSSWSEEPVHSNMDISTGHMILAYMEDHLKNKTRLVSEWEALCAYQAEPNATTIGQRDGNVKKNRASTVIAYDHCRITLKVENNQGNSDYINASPIMDHDPRNPAYIATQGPLPSTVADFWQMVWESGCVVIVMLTPLTENGVKQCYHYWPDEGSNLYHIYEVNLVSEHVWCDDFLVRSFYLKNMQTNETRTVTQFHYHTWLNDQTPETSQTLLDFRRKVNKCYRGRSCPVIVHCSDGAGRTGTYILIDMVLNKMAKGAKEIDIAATLEHLRDQRPGMVQTKDQFEFALTTVAEEVNAILKILPQ; from the exons ATGAGCGGAGGAGATGGACGCGTGATCAGAAGAATGGAATCGTTTCACCTGTTTCTCACCATCCTTGCGCTTCGGGCCAGTCTCGCCTCTACGGCAGATCATAAATTCG gcTGCCTGTTTGAGAAGGGTCTGTGTCTGAATTATGAAGTCTGTCTTAATG ATGGCATGTTTGGCCGCTGTGAGGCCGCTCCGCTAACAGCCGTCTACACGTATGATGTCACAGCAGCAACGGTACAGAGATTCCGCACGCTGCTCCAGAAACTGGCACACAGAG GATTGTCTTGGGAAGATGATGTCACACAACAAGTTTTATCAAACGAGTTCTCAAAACTACACAAAGTTTCCCTACCATTACCAGAGCCAAG GCCGCAGGGTTATGGGGCTGCTGTTGGAGACAAGAGAATGAAATCATCCGAGGCTGAGGTTAGGAAGACCCTGAAATACCTGCAGGACCTGGGACTGCTACCAAAATCAGCACACAAGGTGAGTAAG GGGGCGGAGCTTCAATATTATCGCACTGGAGAACCACGGCCTGAAAGTGACTCGTCCCCTCCTCAGTTCATTCCAGAGGTGCCCTTTAAGTCACAGTCCTACCCTGACCTCATCCGATACCAGAGCGATGCGGCACAAGTTCCCCAGCAGGACGAGGGGTTAGACCTGCTCACAGCCGCTCTTCAGAAGTATCTTTCCAAGAACAAACTGCCTCAGTCTGATCTGGGAGACAGATCCAGAGTGGACCGACTCTACTTAAAAGATGGATCAACAAAGTCTTCCGCCAGTGACTCTCTTAGACCCGTGGATG AATCCTTCATCTGGAAAGTTCTGCGGAACATGGGAAGGCAGAGTGGGGATGTGAAGAGTCTGAAGGCAGCAGACCTGGATAAGCTTGCTGTTCTAATCATGGACGCTCTGCAGGTGGCAGACAAGCAGGCAGGTCAAGGAGAAAGGCCCAGAGACCTGGAGACACAGAGTCCTGAGGACGAGGATGAAGACATGCAATATGAGGACCAGCATCCTGAGAGTTATGTAATGGATCAAGCCCCTGAAGACAGTGCTCAGAATCAGAGAGAAGAGAATGAGGAAAGTTCATCAGTCACTCAAAGGACAATCCAAATCATCCCACCTGTGACAG AGGGACAGACGGTAGTGGAGGAGAAGAGAACTATGGACAGCAAG CAGGATGTGGGCTTTTTAGGAAAGCTGCTGGAGTACCTGGATAAAACCTCCAGCTCAGAAGCTGAGCCTGTTGATAAGGGGCGGGGTGTGTCTGTGGAGACGGTTCATAGCCGAACCACACACCGAGAGGTGGGGATGCAGAAAAAGGCCATAGAGAGAGTGGAGGAGGTAGAAGGCTGGGTCCAGGCAGCAGCTATAGCGCCCTCCTCTGCTCTGAAGGAAAACCCTGCACCACACCATAAGAACATGAAAGCACAGGATCTTCAGCTGGATGTCCAGAGCAACCCTAAAAATGACATCTACGGATACATTATTACTGACACAGA AAATCTTCCCACTAATATGGGTTTGAATCTAATGGAGTTGGTGGCTCGTAAAGCGAAGATTCAAATGACTGATTTCTCCGACCTCTC TGTTGTTAGTCCAGCTGTGACATTTCAGGTCCGTCCAAATGCTCAGAACATCACTACAGCGGATGTGGCTAATGTGGCAG TCCATCGAAAGGATGAACTGGAGAAAGAAGCAAAAGTCAAGATTATAGAGGCTGGAGTCACTGAT AGGAGCAAACTGAATCAGATTCCCACTAAGTACAGTCACTCCGAATCTCTGAAGTTTCTAATTCTGACTGTGATTTCCATCATCTGTATAATTGGAGTGTTAATAGCATCCAGCGTGGTCTACTGTCTGCGTCATCGCTCTCATCACAAACTCAAAGAGAAGCTCACCAACCTTGGCTCTGACTCCAGCACTGACGCCACTGCTACCTACCAG GAGTTGTGCAGGCAGAGAATGGCAGTAAAGCCTCCTGTAGAGAAGCCAGATCCTATTCATTCTTCTCGTATAAATAGTGTGTCATCTCAGCTGAGTGATGGCCCAATGCCAAGCCCCTCTGCACGCACTAGCACCTCCTCCTGGAGTGAAGAACCCGTCCATTCTAACATGGACATCTCTACTGGTCACATGATACTG GCGTATATGGAGGACCACCTGAAAAATAAGACTCGTTTGGTGTCTGAGTGGGAGGCTCTCTGTGCATACCAGGCTGAGCCCAATGCCACCACTATCGGCCAGAGAGACGGCAACGTCAAGAAAAACCGCGCAAGCACAGTCATAGCCt acGATCATTGCAGAATAACTCTGAAGGTGGAGAACAATCAAGGCAACTCGGACTACATCAATGCCAGTCCAATC atGGATCATGACCCTCGTAATCCTGCATACATCGCCACTCAGGGCCCGCTGCCCTCCACCGTGGCTGACTTCTGGCAG ATGGTCTGGGAGAGCGGGTGTGTGGTGATTGTCATGCTGACTCCTCTCACTGAGAACGGTGTGAAGCAGTGTTATCACTACTGGCCCGATGAAGGCTCTAACCTCTACCACATTTATGAG GTTAATCTGGTTTCTGAGCATGTGTGGTGTGATGATTTCCTGGTTCGGAGTTTTTACCTGAAGAACATGCAGACTAACGAGACCCGTACAGTCACACAGTTTCACTATCACACCTGGCTGAATGACCAAACGCCCGAAACCAGCCAAACCCTGCTTGACTTCCGCAG GAAGGTAAACAAATGCTACCGTGGAAGATCCTGCCCTGTCATTGTTCACTGCAG TGATGGAGCTGGACGGACTGGGacatacattttgattgacatggTGTTGAATAAAATGGCCAAAG GTGCAAAAGAGATTGATATTGCTGCTACGCTGGAACACCTGAGAGACCAGAGACCCGGCATGGTTCAGACCAag GATCAGTTTGAGTTTGCCCTGACGACTGTAGCTGAAGAGGTGAACGCTATTCTCAAAATCCTGCCACAGTGA